A genomic stretch from Pseudomonas alkylphenolica includes:
- the mksF gene encoding Mks condensin complex protein MksF, producing the protein MSQERYGIRRFALLNTAGYSLGLFPLEHPLSVYGANNLGKSASINALQFPILARMSDMSFGKYSLEQSRRFYFASDTSYILCEVNLPHGPHVIGVVGRGPGGGFGHQFFAYAGELDLAHYQKDDTCLRQKELFNNLERNGLKAYELKPDELRRLLVGGHTTIPLDLTLIPLRSTSEQSLKTFRALFINLLHMREITAAKLKQLFLDAFEHSLRSGSVDYIAACEEAFRDVRRMEQDYNSLVAAGPLVEALANGVAQRDILRGKLHRLSPLLDSLLGTWQDYASARKEELVIQAEHYKNEQDHLQNDQRGGTQELMRLEREITGVQRWLGELSVLKHRFALVDDVKVLEQQLLAAKDAHDELAGALAQSRQFSAEDLEERLRDLEKRLKSVKQQLDHADNNSYARLREEFSQQDVERLMRLFNGALFSLPLGERGIELDDSDVWVKSLEAVLDGFKGERFEAPGLSIDLSHIEPPALQALADRAALRDQKERLEKELKQLKTQQAVAADRAASKTQTEALYQQVLDAQKALEDFRRSETLAAEEGDKLEQLAQMEAAQDELKRSSDAFTERVQQLSAKLQLVGRQIADMEAKQRTLDDALRRRQLLPADLPFGTPFMEPVDDSMDNLLPLLNDYQDSWQGLLRVDGQIEALYAQVRLKGVAKFDSEDDMERRLQLLINAYSHRTEEALTLGKARRAAVTDIARTLRNIRSDYDSLEHQLALFNREINKRQVSNLESFRIVLAPNKEALKHIDQIIHSAGQYEEGETLSVFDLSASAEQDNKNEEAKEYLARLVAANHNQLGLKDLFELAFEITKVGGQPVIHTDIDGAASNGTTMTIKALTNMYLLLHLMDRDLAGRVRLPYYLDEAADIDERNQAALLETSLQLGFVPILASVKPQVSAHVAIDLEGGSGPNGIYIDEADWKYISRRDVEKAVVRKEEEEEASA; encoded by the coding sequence ATGAGCCAGGAACGCTACGGCATTCGCCGCTTCGCACTGCTCAACACCGCCGGCTACAGCCTCGGCCTGTTCCCCCTGGAACACCCGCTGTCGGTCTACGGTGCCAACAACCTGGGCAAGAGCGCCTCGATCAACGCCCTGCAGTTCCCGATCCTGGCGCGCATGTCCGACATGAGCTTCGGCAAATACAGCCTGGAGCAGTCGCGCCGTTTCTACTTTGCCAGCGACACCAGCTACATCCTCTGCGAGGTCAACCTGCCCCACGGCCCGCACGTGATCGGCGTGGTCGGTCGCGGCCCGGGCGGCGGTTTCGGCCACCAGTTCTTCGCCTACGCCGGCGAGCTGGACCTGGCGCACTACCAGAAGGACGACACCTGCCTGCGCCAGAAGGAGTTGTTCAACAACCTGGAGCGCAATGGCCTCAAAGCCTACGAGCTCAAGCCTGACGAACTGCGACGCCTGCTGGTCGGCGGCCATACCACAATCCCGCTCGACCTCACCCTGATCCCGCTGCGCTCCACCAGCGAGCAGAGCCTGAAAACCTTCCGCGCACTGTTCATCAACCTGCTGCACATGCGTGAAATCACTGCGGCCAAGCTCAAGCAGTTGTTCCTCGATGCCTTCGAGCACAGCCTGCGCTCGGGTAGCGTCGACTACATCGCCGCCTGCGAAGAGGCCTTCCGCGACGTGCGCCGCATGGAGCAGGACTACAACTCGCTGGTCGCTGCCGGCCCGCTGGTCGAGGCCCTGGCCAACGGCGTGGCCCAGCGCGACATCCTGCGCGGCAAGCTACATCGCCTGTCGCCGCTGCTCGATTCGTTGCTCGGCACCTGGCAGGACTACGCCAGTGCCCGTAAAGAAGAACTGGTGATCCAGGCCGAGCACTATAAGAACGAACAGGACCACCTGCAGAACGACCAGCGCGGCGGTACCCAGGAGCTGATGCGCCTGGAACGCGAAATCACTGGCGTGCAGCGCTGGCTCGGCGAGCTGTCGGTGCTCAAGCACCGCTTCGCCCTGGTCGACGACGTCAAGGTTCTGGAGCAGCAACTGCTGGCCGCCAAGGACGCCCACGACGAACTCGCCGGTGCATTGGCCCAATCCCGTCAGTTCAGCGCCGAAGACCTCGAAGAGCGTCTGCGCGACCTGGAAAAACGCCTGAAGTCGGTCAAGCAGCAGCTCGATCATGCCGACAACAACAGCTATGCGCGCTTGCGCGAAGAGTTCTCGCAGCAGGACGTCGAGCGCTTGATGCGCCTGTTCAACGGCGCGTTGTTCAGCCTGCCACTGGGCGAGCGCGGCATCGAGCTGGATGACAGCGACGTCTGGGTCAAATCCCTGGAAGCGGTGCTCGACGGCTTCAAGGGCGAGCGTTTCGAAGCGCCAGGCCTGTCCATCGACCTGTCGCACATCGAGCCGCCTGCCCTGCAGGCCCTGGCCGACCGTGCCGCCCTGCGCGACCAGAAGGAACGCCTGGAGAAAGAGCTCAAGCAACTCAAGACCCAGCAAGCCGTGGCCGCCGACCGTGCCGCGAGCAAGACCCAGACCGAAGCCCTGTACCAGCAGGTACTGGACGCGCAAAAGGCCCTGGAAGACTTCCGCCGCAGCGAAACCCTGGCCGCCGAAGAAGGTGACAAGCTTGAGCAACTGGCGCAGATGGAAGCGGCCCAGGACGAACTGAAGCGCTCCAGCGACGCCTTCACCGAACGCGTCCAGCAACTGTCGGCCAAGCTGCAACTGGTCGGCCGCCAGATCGCCGACATGGAAGCCAAGCAACGCACCCTCGACGACGCCTTGCGCCGCCGCCAGTTGCTGCCGGCCGACCTGCCGTTCGGCACGCCGTTCATGGAGCCGGTCGACGACTCGATGGACAACCTGCTGCCCCTGCTCAACGACTATCAGGACAGCTGGCAGGGCCTGCTGCGGGTCGACGGCCAGATCGAAGCGCTGTACGCCCAGGTGCGCCTCAAGGGCGTGGCCAAGTTCGACAGCGAAGACGACATGGAGCGCCGCCTGCAACTGCTGATCAACGCCTACTCGCACCGTACCGAAGAAGCCCTGACCCTGGGCAAGGCACGCCGCGCGGCCGTCACCGACATTGCCCGGACCCTGCGCAACATCCGCAGCGACTACGACAGCCTCGAGCACCAGCTGGCGCTGTTCAACCGCGAGATCAACAAGCGTCAGGTGTCCAACCTGGAGAGCTTCCGCATTGTCCTGGCGCCGAACAAGGAAGCGCTCAAGCACATCGACCAGATCATCCACAGCGCCGGCCAGTACGAAGAAGGCGAGACCCTGTCGGTGTTCGACCTGAGCGCCAGCGCCGAGCAGGACAACAAGAACGAAGAGGCCAAGGAGTACCTGGCGCGCCTGGTAGCGGCCAACCACAACCAGCTGGGCCTGAAGGACCTGTTCGAACTGGCCTTCGAGATCACCAAGGTCGGTGGCCAGCCGGTGATCCACACCGACATCGACGGTGCGGCGTCCAACGGCACCACCATGACCATCAAGGCGCTGACCAACATGTACTTGTTGCTGCACCTGATGGACCGCGACCTGGCCGGTCGCGTGCGCCTGCCGTACTACCTGGACGAGGCGGCCGACATCGACGAACGCAACCAGGCGGCATTGCTGGAAACCAGCCTGCAGCTGGGCTTCGTGCCGATTCTGGCGAGTGTGAAGCCGCAGGTCTCGGCGCATGTCGCCATCGACCTGGAAGGCGGCAGCGGGCCGAACGGGATCTACATCGACGAGGCGGACTGGAAGTACATCAGCCGCCGGGATGTGGAGAAGGCGGTGGTGCGCAAAGAAGAAGAGGAAGAAGCTTCAGCCTGA
- a CDS encoding CreA family protein produces MLKGIVTAALLALPVLASAEEIGQVSTVFKFVGPNDRIVVEAFDDPKVEGVTCYLSRAKTGGVKGGLGLAEDRAEASIACRQVGPIRFKEQLKDGDEVFKERTSLVFKTMQVVRFLDKKRNTLVYLVYSDRLIEGSPQNAVTAIPILPWAQQ; encoded by the coding sequence GTGCTCAAAGGGATAGTGACTGCTGCACTGCTGGCGCTGCCGGTGCTGGCCTCGGCCGAGGAAATCGGTCAGGTGTCGACCGTGTTCAAGTTTGTCGGGCCGAACGACCGTATCGTCGTCGAGGCTTTCGACGACCCGAAGGTGGAAGGGGTAACCTGCTACCTGTCGCGGGCCAAGACCGGTGGCGTCAAGGGTGGTCTGGGCCTGGCCGAGGACCGTGCCGAAGCCTCGATCGCCTGTCGCCAGGTGGGGCCGATTCGCTTCAAGGAGCAGCTCAAGGATGGTGATGAGGTGTTCAAGGAGCGCACCTCGCTGGTGTTCAAGACCATGCAGGTGGTGCGCTTCCTCGACAAGAAGCGCAATACCCTGGTCTATCTGGTGTACTCGGACCGCTTGATCGAAGGCAGCCCGCAGAACGCCGTGACGGCGATTCCGATCTTGCCGTGGGCCCAGCAGTAA
- the proB gene encoding glutamate 5-kinase: MRSKVTGAQRWVVKIGSALLTADGKGLDRAAMGVWVEQMVALHEAGVELVLVSSGAVAAGMSRLGWAKRPSAMNELQAAASIGQMGLVQAWESSFAEHGRHTAQILLTHDDLSDRKRYLNARSTLRTLVELGVVPVINENDTVVTDEIRFGDNDTLAALVANLVEADLLVILTDRDGMFDADPRNNPDAKLIYEARADDPSLDAVAGGTGGALGRGGMQTKLRAARLAARSGAHTIIVGGRLERVLDRLKAGERLGTLLSPERGMLAARKQWLAGHLQTRGTLVLDDGAVKALRKDNKSLLPVGVKTVQGSFRRGEMVVCVGPDGLEVARGLANYSALEAQKIIGQSSEAIESLLGYSAEPELVHRDNLILV; encoded by the coding sequence ATGCGGAGCAAGGTGACGGGTGCGCAGCGCTGGGTGGTGAAGATCGGCAGTGCCCTGCTGACAGCAGATGGCAAGGGCCTGGATCGCGCCGCCATGGGTGTCTGGGTCGAGCAGATGGTGGCGTTGCATGAGGCGGGTGTGGAACTGGTATTGGTGTCGTCCGGGGCGGTTGCCGCCGGGATGAGCCGTCTGGGCTGGGCCAAGCGACCGAGTGCGATGAACGAGCTGCAGGCTGCGGCTTCAATCGGCCAGATGGGCCTGGTGCAGGCCTGGGAGTCGAGCTTTGCCGAGCATGGCCGGCACACCGCGCAGATCCTCCTGACCCACGATGACCTCTCCGACCGCAAGCGTTACCTCAACGCCCGCAGTACCTTGCGCACGCTCGTCGAGCTGGGCGTGGTGCCGGTGATCAACGAGAACGACACGGTGGTCACCGACGAAATCCGTTTCGGTGACAACGACACCCTGGCCGCGTTGGTGGCCAACCTGGTCGAAGCCGATCTGCTGGTGATCCTCACCGACCGCGACGGCATGTTCGATGCCGACCCGCGCAACAACCCTGATGCAAAGTTGATCTACGAAGCCCGTGCCGACGATCCGAGCCTGGATGCGGTAGCCGGTGGCACCGGTGGCGCCCTCGGCCGTGGCGGCATGCAGACCAAGCTGCGTGCTGCGCGTCTGGCTGCACGTTCCGGTGCCCACACGATCATCGTTGGCGGGCGTCTGGAGCGCGTGCTCGACCGCCTCAAGGCCGGCGAGCGTCTTGGTACCCTGCTGTCGCCTGAGCGCGGCATGCTGGCGGCACGCAAGCAATGGCTGGCCGGCCACCTGCAGACCCGAGGCACCCTGGTGCTCGACGACGGCGCGGTGAAGGCCTTGCGCAAGGACAACAAGAGCCTGCTGCCGGTCGGGGTCAAGACCGTGCAGGGCAGCTTCCGCCGTGGCGAGATGGTGGTTTGCGTCGGCCCTGATGGCCTGGAGGTCGCCCGCGGTCTGGCCAATTACAGCGCCCTTGAGGCGCAGAAAATCATCGGGCAGTCGTCCGAGGCGATCGAAAGCCTGCTGGGTTATAGCGCCGAGCCGGAGCTGGTGCATCGCGACAACCTGATTCTGGTCTGA
- the cgtA gene encoding Obg family GTPase CgtA, translating to MKFVDEVSIRVKAGDGGNGCMSFRREKFIENGGPNGGDGGDGGSVFMVADENLNTLVDYRYTRHFEAQRGSNGGSTDCTGKKGDDLILRVPVGTTVIDSATQEVIGDLVKPGQKLMVVQGGWHGLGNTRFKSSTNRAPRQTTPGKPGEQRDLKLEMKVLADVGLLGLPNAGKSTFIRSVSAAKPKVADYPFTTLVPNLGVVSVDRWKSFVIADIPGLIEGASEGAGLGIRFLKHLARTRLLLHLVDLAPLDESSSADAAEVIVNELVRFSPSLAERDRWLVLNKTDMLMDDERDERVKEVVERLQWEGPVYVISAISKQGTEQLSRDIMRYLEDRADRLANDPAYAEELADLDQRIEDEARAQLQALDDARALRRSGVKSVHDIGDDDDDDWDDDDEDGPEIIYVRD from the coding sequence ATGAAGTTTGTTGACGAAGTATCGATCCGGGTCAAAGCCGGTGATGGCGGTAACGGTTGCATGAGCTTCCGCCGCGAAAAATTCATCGAGAACGGTGGTCCCAACGGCGGTGACGGTGGTGACGGCGGCTCGGTATTCATGGTTGCCGACGAGAACCTCAACACTCTGGTCGACTACCGTTACACCCGCCATTTCGAAGCCCAGCGCGGCTCCAACGGTGGCAGTACCGACTGCACCGGCAAGAAAGGCGACGACCTGATCCTGCGCGTGCCGGTCGGCACCACGGTGATCGACTCCGCCACCCAGGAAGTCATTGGTGACCTGGTCAAGCCTGGCCAGAAACTGATGGTGGTTCAGGGCGGCTGGCACGGCCTGGGCAACACCCGTTTCAAATCCAGTACCAACCGTGCGCCACGCCAGACCACCCCAGGCAAGCCGGGTGAGCAGCGTGACCTGAAACTGGAAATGAAAGTGCTGGCCGACGTCGGTCTGCTGGGCTTGCCGAACGCCGGCAAAAGTACCTTCATCCGTTCGGTGTCGGCCGCCAAGCCGAAAGTCGCCGACTACCCGTTCACCACCCTGGTGCCAAACCTGGGCGTGGTCAGTGTCGACCGCTGGAAGAGCTTCGTCATCGCCGACATTCCCGGCCTGATCGAAGGCGCCTCCGAAGGTGCCGGCCTGGGTATCCGTTTCCTCAAGCATCTGGCGCGTACCCGCCTGCTGCTGCACCTCGTCGACCTCGCGCCGCTGGATGAAAGCAGCAGCGCCGATGCCGCCGAAGTGATCGTCAACGAGCTGGTTCGCTTCAGCCCGTCGCTGGCCGAGCGTGACCGCTGGCTGGTGCTGAACAAGACCGACATGCTGATGGACGACGAGCGTGACGAGCGCGTCAAGGAAGTGGTCGAGCGTCTGCAGTGGGAAGGTCCGGTCTATGTGATCTCGGCGATCTCCAAGCAGGGCACCGAACAGCTCAGCCGCGACATCATGCGCTATCTCGAAGACCGCGCCGACCGCCTGGCCAACGACCCGGCCTACGCCGAAGAGCTGGCTGACCTTGATCAGCGTATCGAAGACGAAGCCCGTGCCCAGCTGCAGGCGCTGGACGACGCGCGTGCCTTGCGCCGCAGCGGCGTCAAAAGCGTGCACGACATCGGCGACGACGATGACGACGATTGGGATGATGACGACGAAGACGGTCCGGAAATCATTTACGTGCGCGACTGA
- the rpmA gene encoding 50S ribosomal protein L27, with protein sequence MAHKKAGGSTRNGRDSEAKRLGVKMYGGQAIIPGNIIVRQRGTQFHAGYGVGMGKDHTLFAKIAGKIKFEVKGAFGRRYVSVVAE encoded by the coding sequence ATGGCACACAAAAAAGCTGGTGGTAGTACCCGTAACGGTCGCGACTCAGAAGCCAAACGCCTTGGCGTGAAGATGTATGGCGGCCAGGCTATCATTCCTGGCAACATCATCGTGCGTCAGCGCGGCACCCAATTCCACGCTGGCTACGGCGTTGGCATGGGCAAGGATCACACCCTGTTCGCCAAGATCGCGGGTAAGATCAAGTTCGAAGTAAAAGGCGCCTTCGGTCGTCGTTACGTGAGCGTTGTCGCCGAGTAA
- the rplU gene encoding 50S ribosomal protein L21 has translation MYAVIVTGGKQYKVAEGEYLKIEKLEVATGESVTFDRVLLVANGDDVNIGAPVVAGAKVVAEVISQGRHDKVRIIKFRRRKHHMKRMGHRQWFTEIKITGISA, from the coding sequence ATGTACGCAGTAATTGTTACCGGTGGCAAGCAGTACAAAGTCGCCGAAGGTGAATACCTGAAAATCGAAAAACTGGAAGTCGCCACTGGCGAATCCGTGACTTTCGACCGCGTTCTGTTGGTTGCCAATGGCGACGACGTGAACATCGGCGCTCCAGTCGTTGCTGGTGCCAAAGTTGTTGCTGAAGTGATCTCCCAAGGTCGTCACGACAAAGTTCGCATCATCAAGTTCCGCCGCCGTAAGCACCACATGAAGCGTATGGGCCACCGCCAGTGGTTCACCGAAATCAAGATCACCGGTATTTCGGCTTAA
- a CDS encoding polyprenyl synthetase family protein, whose protein sequence is MQPQAFYRAVADDFSAVDEIIKKQLTSRVPLVSKIGDYITSAGGKRLRPLLVLLCGKALGREGDDVRLLAATIEFLHTATLLHDDVVDMSGMRRGRSTANALWGNAPSVLVGDFLYSRSFEMMVELGSMPVMQILSKATRVIAEGEVLQLSKVRDASTTEEVYMDVIRGKTAMLFEASTHSAAALAQATPEQSEALRTFGDHLGVAFQLVDDLLDYKGDAQTLGKNVGDDLAEGKPTLPLIYTMREGTAEQAALVRQAIQKGGIEDLESIRAAVEASGSLEYTAQLARDYVARAIACLDVLPASEYRDALVELSEFAVARTH, encoded by the coding sequence ATGCAACCCCAAGCTTTCTACCGAGCGGTAGCGGACGACTTCAGCGCCGTTGACGAGATTATCAAGAAACAGCTGACTTCGCGTGTACCGCTGGTATCGAAAATCGGCGACTACATCACTTCAGCCGGTGGCAAGCGCTTGCGCCCGCTGCTGGTGCTGCTGTGTGGCAAGGCCCTGGGTCGCGAAGGCGACGACGTGCGCCTGCTGGCCGCCACTATCGAATTCCTGCACACCGCCACCCTGCTGCACGACGACGTGGTCGACATGTCCGGCATGCGCCGCGGCCGGTCCACCGCCAATGCCCTGTGGGGCAACGCGCCGAGCGTGCTGGTTGGTGATTTCCTCTATTCGCGCTCGTTCGAGATGATGGTCGAACTGGGCTCGATGCCGGTTATGCAGATCCTCTCCAAGGCCACCCGGGTCATCGCCGAGGGCGAAGTCCTGCAGCTGTCCAAGGTCCGCGACGCGAGCACCACCGAAGAAGTCTACATGGACGTCATTCGCGGCAAGACCGCGATGCTGTTCGAGGCCTCGACCCACAGTGCCGCCGCCCTGGCCCAGGCCACCCCTGAGCAAAGCGAAGCGCTGCGCACCTTCGGTGATCACCTGGGCGTAGCCTTCCAGCTGGTCGACGACCTGCTCGACTACAAAGGCGATGCGCAAACCCTGGGCAAGAACGTCGGCGACGACCTGGCTGAAGGCAAGCCAACCCTGCCGCTGATCTACACCATGCGTGAAGGCACCGCCGAGCAGGCTGCACTGGTGCGCCAGGCGATCCAGAAAGGCGGTATCGAAGACCTCGAAAGCATCCGTGCGGCGGTCGAAGCTTCCGGTTCTTTGGAGTACACCGCGCAACTGGCCCGCGACTACGTGGCCCGCGCCATCGCCTGCCTGGACGTGCTGCCAGCCAGCGAATACCGCGATGCCCTGGTGGAACTGAGCGAATTCGCGGTCGCCCGTACTCACTGA